Genomic window (Bacteroidota bacterium):
TATTGAAATCGGAAAGATTGATCTGGGAAAAACCCATACCTTTTTCGAAGCCGATGCCGCGTTCAGGGACCGGATTCTGACCAGTTTCCAGGGAGCCGATTTTCAGGGAAGACCTGTTACGGTTGAAGAAGCCCAGGATAAGAAACCAGCGCCTCCCCGCAGTGGTGGTGGCGGAGACCGTCCGTTTAAAAAACGCCGGTTTAACTGAGTAAAATAAGAGTGATGGCTGTTACCAGTTTAAGGGGTAACAGCCATTTCTTCCTTCACCGGCAGGCCCAGCAGCCAACGTGCATTGTTGCACATGACATCATGAATTTCCTCACGGGTAAATCCGGCCGCTGCCATGGCCTTTAACTGGCTTTCCAGCACATCCTTCCGGTATCCACGCGGAAACGTTCCGCTGTCGGTACCAAAAAACATCCGCTTCGCCCCGAACACATGCCGCGTTTTTCTGAATATCTGAGCAAGATCCATATCGGTTGACTGATACTCGATCCACCGGTTTGAACTGCTGGTGTCCACACAGATATTGGGTGAATTGGCTCCCAGCATCAGCGTTTCCCTGAAAAATCCGTTTCCGAAATGAGGGACGATAAACGGTATGCCCGGGTACCGGTCGGCCACTTCGATCAGGTTAATCGGATTCGAGAACTGCCCGCCATACGTCCTTGGCAATCCCGCCAAATCACGCAGTCTGATTTTCAGAATACCGAAGTGAATCGTCACCACAAATCCCAACCGCTCAATGTCATTGAATACTGCATCCAGCGCAGGATCCTGAGGCAGGTAACGGTGCAGAACCGGAAACAAAACCAACCCCTTAAAACCCATGCTGTGTAATTTATCGAGGGATTCCGAGGCATTTTCCACCAGCGGATTGAACATGGCGAATCCGGAAAACCGATTGTTATCGGGAAGCAACCGGGCCAGAGTGGGAATTTCATCGGCCGAACTGGCAAACAGCACCATGTGATCGACCAGGTGGGTATCCATCTGCTGCATAATCAGATTCAAATGGTCCTGGGGGTTTTCGGGTGGCAACTCAATTCCATCTTCTGACATCCGGCGGATGAAATAGGCCCGGTTATCAGACAACGGACTTTGCCGGAGCAGTCCTTCAAAGTAGTCCCGGCTGAAAAAATGTGAGTGGAAATCAACGATTTTCATGGTGACCTCTCCTGTTTCCTGTCGATGGTGAATTTACACAATTTCCGACCATCCCGTCTGTATTTCCGGGCACTTTTAATTAAAATTTCATCTGGTTGATTCATGATGGTTTCCCCTTTACCTTTTCAAGATGAAAACACCTTTTTCCTACTGGGAAGATCAATTTTTTGCACGCTCCTGGGATGTGATCATCATTGGCGCCGGTCTCATCGGGATGCAGTCTGCCCGGTTTCTCCTGCGTAACCACCCTTCACTGAAAGTGCTCATCCTCGAACGGGGATACCTGCCGCATGGCGCCAGCACCCGGAATGCCGGTTTTGCCTGTTTCGGAAGTCTTTCCGAACTGATCGCCCATGAAGAAAAGGAAGGAACCGGACCCATGATGGATCTGGTCAGGAAGCGGTATAACGGATTGAAACTTCTGCGCCAAACCGTACCCGATGACCTCATGAATTATGAAGAGCTGGGTGGTTATGAACTGTTCACTTCCGCCGATTCGGAAGCATGGTCAGACTGCCAGAAACAGCTTACGCGGTATAATGACCTGATGAAGCCACTCACCGGACTTCCCGCCACCTACCGGCTGGTAACAGAGCAAGCATCCTCATTCGGATTCAATGGTGTTACCGGACTGATTCAGAACCAGGCCGAGGGACAACTGGATACCGGAAAACTGATGCACTTTCTGTGGATGGAAACCACCCGGTCCGGGGCCATGATTCTGGGTGGTGCACCGGTTCAATCAGTCCAATCTGGTGTGGTCACTCTGTCGGATGGGGGCCGGTTTTATGCAGGAACCATTCTGGTCACCACCAATGCCTTCACCAGACAGCTACTTCCCAGCCTTGATGTGGTTCCGGGACGCGGACAGGTCCTGGTCACCGATCCCATTCCCGGCCTGAAGGTCCGCGGAGCCTTTCATTATGAGGATGGATATTACTATTTCAGGGATGTGGGGGGCCGGCTGCTCCTGGGCGGCGGCAGAAATCTGGATTTCAAAGCAGAAGAAACCACCGACTTTGCGCTGACCGATCTGGTTCAGAACCGGTTAAAACACCTGCTGAAATCGGTCATCCTTCCAGGGAAGGAAGTGACCATCGGGTATCAATGGTCAGGCATCATGGCATTTGGTGCCGAAAAAGCACCCATTATTGCGGAAGTGGACCGGAATGTGTGGGTGGCCGTCAGGATGTCGGGAATGGGCGTGGCCATCGGCACTGGTGTTGCCAAAGAGGTGACTGACCTGATGAAGGTCTGAAATTACCGCCGGTCCAGACGGATATCTTCCACCATCCAACGCGCGCGGACCCGAACGGTATCTGAATAAAAATACCTGAATTCGGCCGGCTTCCATGGCAGAGGTTCGCCGGAATCCCACAACCGATTCTGATTCTGATCATCAAACCCTGACAGAACATATCTGCCGCCCGGCAATCCGTTCACCTGAAAAGAGCCGGTCGTGAGTGCAATTTTCCTGACTGGTTTTCCGGTCTGTGCATCGATGACCACCAGCATTCCTTTCCCTTCACCCGGGACCACACCTTTCAAACCGCCCGTTTCTTCCGGATCCACCGTCCGGAATCCGAATTCAACCGTATCGGCCGCTGTTTTCAGCCATCCGGTGATCTGAAATCCCTGAGGCCAAACCGGTGAAGGATGAATCATGAGCTGGTGCGGATGAATCTGGCGAATGGATGATTTTAACAACCGGGGGGACGGTCGCTGGGATTTTGACGGATACCCGGTGACCCGGAGAGAATCCACGTTGGCAACCGGGCGGCGGAAAGTCAGAATCACCGGTTCCTGCGATCCGACCCAGGCCAGGGTATCGGCAGGGAAAACGGAGAACAAGCTTTTGGGAGGAGCCGGTACCGAAGCGATGGAAAACTGAAAGGTATCACCAGCCGACCGGTTCAACCGTTCATCGGACATTCCCCGCTGAACCAGGGTGTAGGAGGTTTCCCTCAGGCTATCCGTAATCAGCAAAAACTGATCCTGTCTTCCCGGCATGATCAGCCAGGAATGGACCCGGAAGGACCGTTTCTCTTCATCCATCAGCGAAAACCGGATGGAATCAGGATCGGAATCGGCGGATTCATTCATGGTCACTTTCAGCATTACCGGCGATTCGGGAACCACGCCCTGCATGACCGGTGAAAACTGATCGACCACCTGAACATAAAACGAGTAAGTGGTATCAGGCGATGGCACGGCGCGGATAACCGGAGACCTTCCGACACCGATACCCTCGGTTTTGGCATCCCACCGGTCGTTCCTGAACTGGTCGGTAATGACAAAGAGCCGATACTCTCCCTCTTTCAGGTAGGTAAGTTCAAACCGGCCATCAGCACCCGTCTGAGTCACATAATCGGCCGTATCAGCCGAGGGATCGGGTTCCGGTTTAATCAGCCGGTTATAGGCAAGAACCAACGCACCGCTGACGGGTTTTTCATTGGCCGCCGACCAGGCCTGTCCCCTGATTCGTGAGGAATCAATGGTTTCGCCCGTGGAAAAGGCCAGTTGTACCGATTGGGCCATGGGGTTGCCTGCACGATAATCTTTTGCCCCGGTTCCAAGGGTAACCACATAGGTGACCCCATCTCTGAGGGGCTTTTTAAACCGCAGATCCATGTCGCGGCCACTCCAGGTCAATTCAAAATCCTGACCCACAGAGGGTGAAATAAACAGCGCATTCCGTACGGAGTTTTTATCCATGTATTCGGAAAAACGGAAACCGATGCGGTCCGAGGTGAAACGGGTGGTTCCCGACAAAATGGTGGTGGCTTCGATGGTTGGCGCTTCGGTATCCACCGGCCCGCCGCCGGGGTATTGCTGGTTGGCGCACGAGGCCAGTCCGGCCAGGGAAGACAGACCAAACAGGAGAGGAAGGAAGGACCGGAACGTGACTTTCATGACTTCAGTTTCCTTTCCATCCGGGGTATAACGACTGTTCCTCACCCAGCAGAGACAGCACCCTGCCCGCAATAAAATCGGCCAGATCATCAATGGTTTTGGGTTGCTGATAAAAGGCCGGCATGGCCGGGAGAACGATTCCGCCCGCTTCGGTCAGGGCCGTCATGGCCTTCAGATGAATGAGATTCAGAGGTGTTTCCCTCGGAACTACGATCAGGCGCCGGCGTTCTTTCAAGGTCACATCGGCAGCGCGTTCAATCAGATTGGATGAAAAACCGTTGGCAATTCCGGCCAGGGTTTTCATGGAGCAAGGGATCACAACCATGCCCCTGATGGTAAAAGAGCCACTGGCAATGGCAGCCGCCTGATTTTTCACTGCATATTCGGTGATTTGACCCAGATGGTCCGGAATGGCATATAACTGTCTGATCTGCTCACCCATGGGTTGCCTGAAATCGAAACTGGTTCCCATCTCCTCATTGATCACCACCCGTGCATAATCAGACAGAACCAGATGCACATGAAAATCCTTCATCAGCAACGCCCGGATCATCCGCATGGCATAAATGGATCCCGAGGCCCCGGTCACCGCCACGATTACCGAATCACGATCCTTGTTCACTGTTTTTTCCTCAGTTCTTTCCGGCGGGGAGCCATGATTTTATCATAACGGTCCTTGGCAACTGCGTGCTCCGACAAGGTTCTGGTAAAGACATGACCCCCATGACCATCGGCCACCATAAAAATGAAATCATGACGGTCCGGATTCAGTGCAGCCACGATGGCATCGCGACCCGGGTTATTTACCGGTCCTGGTGGCAACCCCCTGTACTTGTATGTGTTGTATGGAGAATCCACTTCCAGATCCTTGTAGAGAACCCGTCTGGGACCATTCTTAATCAGATACTGGATGGTTGGATCGGCCTGCAGCTGCATGTTTCTTTTAATCCGGTTCCAGTACAATCCCGAAATAATGGTTCGCTCGTGAGGAAGACGGGCTTCCCCTTCCACAATGCTTGCCATGGTCAGGGCCTGATGCCGGGTGATTTTCATCCGGGTCAGGGCCTCGGTTAACGTTGAATCTTCC
Coding sequences:
- a CDS encoding amidohydrolase; this translates as MKIVDFHSHFFSRDYFEGLLRQSPLSDNRAYFIRRMSEDGIELPPENPQDHLNLIMQQMDTHLVDHMVLFASSADEIPTLARLLPDNNRFSGFAMFNPLVENASESLDKLHSMGFKGLVLFPVLHRYLPQDPALDAVFNDIERLGFVVTIHFGILKIRLRDLAGLPRTYGGQFSNPINLIEVADRYPGIPFIVPHFGNGFFRETLMLGANSPNICVDTSSSNRWIEYQSTDMDLAQIFRKTRHVFGAKRMFFGTDSGTFPRGYRKDVLESQLKAMAAAGFTREEIHDVMCNNARWLLGLPVKEEMAVTP
- a CDS encoding FAD-binding oxidoreductase, whose protein sequence is MKTPFSYWEDQFFARSWDVIIIGAGLIGMQSARFLLRNHPSLKVLILERGYLPHGASTRNAGFACFGSLSELIAHEEKEGTGPMMDLVRKRYNGLKLLRQTVPDDLMNYEELGGYELFTSADSEAWSDCQKQLTRYNDLMKPLTGLPATYRLVTEQASSFGFNGVTGLIQNQAEGQLDTGKLMHFLWMETTRSGAMILGGAPVQSVQSGVVTLSDGGRFYAGTILVTTNAFTRQLLPSLDVVPGRGQVLVTDPIPGLKVRGAFHYEDGYYYFRDVGGRLLLGGGRNLDFKAEETTDFALTDLVQNRLKHLLKSVILPGKEVTIGYQWSGIMAFGAEKAPIIAEVDRNVWVAVRMSGMGVAIGTGVAKEVTDLMKV
- a CDS encoding Ig-like domain-containing protein gives rise to the protein MKVTFRSFLPLLFGLSSLAGLASCANQQYPGGGPVDTEAPTIEATTILSGTTRFTSDRIGFRFSEYMDKNSVRNALFISPSVGQDFELTWSGRDMDLRFKKPLRDGVTYVVTLGTGAKDYRAGNPMAQSVQLAFSTGETIDSSRIRGQAWSAANEKPVSGALVLAYNRLIKPEPDPSADTADYVTQTGADGRFELTYLKEGEYRLFVITDQFRNDRWDAKTEGIGVGRSPVIRAVPSPDTTYSFYVQVVDQFSPVMQGVVPESPVMLKVTMNESADSDPDSIRFSLMDEEKRSFRVHSWLIMPGRQDQFLLITDSLRETSYTLVQRGMSDERLNRSAGDTFQFSIASVPAPPKSLFSVFPADTLAWVGSQEPVILTFRRPVANVDSLRVTGYPSKSQRPSPRLLKSSIRQIHPHQLMIHPSPVWPQGFQITGWLKTAADTVEFGFRTVDPEETGGLKGVVPGEGKGMLVVIDAQTGKPVRKIALTTGSFQVNGLPGGRYVLSGFDDQNQNRLWDSGEPLPWKPAEFRYFYSDTVRVRARWMVEDIRLDRR
- a CDS encoding UbiX family flavin prenyltransferase gives rise to the protein MNKDRDSVIVAVTGASGSIYAMRMIRALLMKDFHVHLVLSDYARVVINEEMGTSFDFRQPMGEQIRQLYAIPDHLGQITEYAVKNQAAAIASGSFTIRGMVVIPCSMKTLAGIANGFSSNLIERAADVTLKERRRLIVVPRETPLNLIHLKAMTALTEAGGIVLPAMPAFYQQPKTIDDLADFIAGRVLSLLGEEQSLYPGWKGN